One genomic segment of Pseudomonas fortuita includes these proteins:
- the pedF gene encoding cytochrome c-550 PedF, with protein sequence MTTKRNVLLAAGLLAAAVLTGTAWAHGNVVPQAVETKGLTPIKDAGVSLDGDGWAAVNPYRSSPEHDKAVEIGASAYNQNCAACHGLEAKSGGIAPDLRMLDAGDAGDEWFVERVRHGAVRDGRVYMPKMADYLSQEALWAVRTYLDSVHVEE encoded by the coding sequence ATGACAACAAAACGCAATGTGTTGCTTGCTGCAGGGCTGCTGGCCGCAGCGGTGCTGACCGGTACGGCCTGGGCTCATGGCAACGTGGTGCCCCAGGCGGTGGAGACCAAGGGCCTGACCCCGATCAAGGACGCCGGCGTAAGCCTGGACGGCGACGGGTGGGCTGCAGTAAACCCTTACCGCAGCTCGCCCGAGCACGACAAGGCCGTGGAAATCGGCGCCTCGGCCTACAACCAGAACTGCGCTGCCTGCCATGGCCTGGAGGCCAAGTCCGGCGGTATCGCCCCAGACCTGCGCATGCTCGATGCCGGTGACGCCGGGGATGAATGGTTTGTCGAACGGGTACGCCATGGCGCGGTTCGCGATGGCCGTGTGTACATGCCGAAGATGGCCGACTACCTCAGCCAGGAAGCCCTGTGGGCGGTGCGCACCTACCTGGACAGCGTGCACGTCGAGGAGTGA
- a CDS encoding substrate-binding periplasmic protein: MRLFAVLFCSLLLWCATAQAQVRNYDAIIAAGELKVAVYKDFPPYSFEDHGKPRGVDVELAQALASALGVRLQLIWAPPGEKLDDDLRDYIWRGSPLRHQQLADLMMRVPYDQAYAQKRNELGELENAQVAMFGPYQQERWQVAYDRRRLASVASVAVFQQHPIGVEVDSVPSFYLTSVFNGMLSANTHHYPGVQQAFSAMQAGQVDAVMAMRGEVDWQLHQAADPQLALGENAYPNLGKQAWEIGMAVHESNRQLAYAVEEALEAMIRDGRLKAMYAAYGLRYEVPEMYQ; this comes from the coding sequence ATGCGTCTGTTTGCCGTGCTGTTTTGTAGCCTGCTGCTGTGGTGCGCGACGGCCCAGGCGCAGGTGCGCAACTACGACGCGATCATCGCCGCCGGTGAGCTGAAAGTGGCGGTGTACAAGGATTTCCCACCTTACAGTTTCGAAGACCACGGCAAGCCCCGCGGCGTCGATGTGGAACTGGCGCAGGCGTTGGCCTCGGCCTTGGGGGTACGTTTGCAACTGATCTGGGCACCGCCCGGGGAAAAGCTCGATGACGACCTGCGTGACTACATCTGGCGCGGCAGCCCGCTGCGCCACCAACAGCTGGCCGACCTGATGATGCGGGTGCCCTACGACCAAGCCTACGCACAAAAGCGCAACGAACTGGGCGAGCTGGAAAACGCCCAAGTGGCGATGTTCGGCCCTTATCAGCAAGAGCGCTGGCAGGTGGCCTACGACCGTCGTCGCCTGGCGTCGGTGGCCAGTGTGGCGGTGTTTCAGCAGCACCCGATCGGGGTCGAGGTGGACAGCGTGCCGTCGTTCTACCTCACTTCGGTGTTCAACGGCATGCTCAGTGCCAACACCCACCACTACCCCGGCGTGCAGCAGGCGTTCAGCGCCATGCAGGCCGGCCAGGTGGACGCGGTGATGGCGATGCGCGGCGAAGTTGACTGGCAGTTGCACCAGGCCGCAGACCCGCAACTGGCCCTCGGGGAAAACGCCTACCCCAACCTGGGCAAGCAGGCCTGGGAAATCGGCATGGCCGTGCACGAAAGCAACCGGCAGTTGGCCTATGCCGTGGAGGAAGCCCTGGAGGCGATGATCCGCGATGGCCGGCTCAAGGCCATGTATGCCGCTTACGGCCTGCGCTACGAGGTCCCGGAGATGTATCAATAG
- a CDS encoding quinoprotein dehydrogenase-associated SoxYZ-like carrier yields the protein MNWRATFLLACWMPCAAQAATPAPQTDPVPSVMWDFYHKQLLGQAGFVFDDRVKLLAPPFAEDARQVPLEIDARAFAGEVVRIIAWAELNPLPRIVDFQPGERVLPWLSIRIRIEQATPLRAAVLTRDGLWHVGSTLIDAAGGGCTAPSVVRTQPGWEDHLGEVLGGRYPRGDSSRLRLQVAHPMDNGLVSGIPEFFLNHAELLDANGQRLASLELYPAVSENPNLGFDIQGAGPTRLLLQDNSGNQFEAAVP from the coding sequence ATGAACTGGCGAGCGACTTTCCTGCTGGCCTGCTGGATGCCTTGTGCAGCCCAAGCTGCCACCCCAGCCCCCCAGACGGACCCGGTGCCCTCGGTGATGTGGGACTTCTACCACAAGCAGCTGCTGGGCCAGGCCGGGTTCGTCTTCGATGACCGCGTAAAGCTGCTGGCGCCGCCCTTTGCCGAGGACGCACGGCAGGTCCCGCTGGAGATCGACGCCCGGGCATTCGCTGGCGAGGTGGTGCGGATAATTGCCTGGGCCGAACTCAACCCGCTGCCGCGCATTGTCGACTTTCAGCCCGGCGAGCGCGTGTTGCCCTGGTTGTCGATCCGTATCCGTATCGAACAGGCCACCCCGCTGCGCGCCGCCGTGCTGACACGCGATGGCCTGTGGCACGTCGGCTCAACCCTGATCGATGCCGCCGGTGGCGGATGTACCGCGCCCAGCGTGGTGCGCACCCAACCCGGTTGGGAAGACCACCTCGGAGAGGTGCTGGGCGGGCGCTACCCGCGTGGCGACAGCAGCCGCTTGCGCCTGCAGGTGGCCCACCCGATGGACAATGGCCTGGTCAGCGGTATTCCCGAGTTCTTCCTCAACCATGCCGAGTTGCTGGACGCGAACGGCCAGCGCCTGGCCAGCCTCGAGCTGTACCCGGCGGTCAGCGAAAACCCCAACCTGGGCTTCGATATCCAGGGTGCCGGGCCGACCCGGCTGCTGTTGCAGGACAACAGCGGCAACCAGTTCGAGGCGGCGGTGCCCTGA
- a CDS encoding quinoprotein relay system zinc metallohydrolase 1 — protein sequence MRWMMLLLLCLGLPAWADLDYRLTPRQIAEGTWLLEGSTDNFAKANGGNIVNTAFIVTDSGVVVIDSGPSKRYGEALRQAIAATTDKPVLEVLLTHHHPDHVLGNQAFADVPVGALAGTGDLLRQQGEAMAENMYRLVGDWMRGTEVVLPTRVLQPGIHEVGGHRLRLLELSGHTGADLAILDEKTGVLFAGDLVFYERALTTPNSPGLQVWQKDLDTLQALPWKQLVPGHGPLASDARPFAQMRDYLGWLDGLMRDGAARGDDMAEMIRSPIPERFAGINLTRYELIRSVSHLYPRYERQQLQRVDANP from the coding sequence ATGCGTTGGATGATGCTGTTGCTGCTATGCCTGGGGCTACCGGCCTGGGCAGACCTGGACTACCGTCTCACGCCTCGGCAGATCGCCGAGGGCACCTGGTTGCTGGAGGGCAGCACCGACAACTTCGCCAAGGCCAATGGCGGCAATATCGTCAATACCGCGTTCATCGTCACCGACAGCGGCGTGGTGGTGATCGACAGCGGGCCGTCCAAACGCTACGGCGAAGCGTTGCGCCAGGCCATTGCAGCCACCACCGACAAGCCGGTGCTTGAAGTGCTGCTGACTCATCATCACCCTGACCATGTACTGGGTAACCAGGCGTTTGCCGATGTACCTGTCGGCGCTTTGGCCGGTACCGGCGACTTGCTGCGTCAGCAGGGCGAGGCCATGGCCGAGAACATGTACCGGCTGGTCGGCGACTGGATGCGCGGCACCGAAGTGGTGCTGCCGACCCGGGTGCTGCAGCCTGGTATCCACGAGGTGGGCGGGCACCGCCTGCGGTTGCTGGAGTTGAGCGGGCATACCGGCGCCGACCTGGCGATTCTGGATGAGAAGACCGGCGTGCTGTTCGCGGGCGATCTGGTGTTCTACGAGCGTGCCCTGACCACCCCCAACAGCCCCGGGCTTCAGGTGTGGCAAAAGGACTTGGACACCCTGCAAGCCTTGCCCTGGAAGCAGCTTGTGCCCGGCCACGGGCCGCTGGCCAGCGATGCCCGGCCGTTTGCACAGATGCGTGATTACCTGGGCTGGCTGGATGGGTTGATGCGCGACGGCGCGGCGCGTGGCGACGACATGGCCGAGATGATCCGCAGCCCCATCCCCGAACGCTTTGCCGGGATCAACCTGACCCGTTATGAGCTGATTCGCAGTGTCAGCCATCTGTATCCCCGCTACGAACGCCAACAACTGCAGCGCGTCGACGCCAACCCCTGA
- the pedH gene encoding PQQ-dependent alcohol dehydrogenase PedH: MTRSPRRPLFAVSLVLSAMLLAGAAHAAVSNEEILQDPKNPQQIVTNGLGVQGQRYSPLDMLNANNVKELRPVWAFSFGGEKQRGQQAQPLIKDGVMYLTGSYSRVFAVDARTGKKLWQYDARLPDDIRPCCDVINRGVALYGDLVFFGTLDAKLVALNKDTGKVVWSKKVADHKEGYSISAAPMIVNGKLITGVAGGEFGVVGKIQAYNPENGELLWMRPTVEGHMGYVYKDGKAIENGISGGEAGKTWPGDLWKTGGAAPWLGGYYDPETNLILFGTGNPAPWNSHLRPGDNLYSSSRLALNPDDGTIKWHFQSTPHDGWDFDGVNELISFNYKDGGKEVKAAATADRNGFFYVLDRTNGKFIRGFPFVDKITWATGLDKDGRPIYNDASRPGAPGSEAKGSSVFVAPAFLGAKNWMPMAYNKDTGLFYVPSNEWGMDIWNEGIAYKKGAAFLGAGFTIKPLNEDYIGVLRAIDPISGKEVWRHKNYAPLWGGVLTTKGNLVFTGTPEGFLQAFNAKTGDKVWEFQTGSGVLGSPVTWEMDGEQYVSVVSGWGGAVPLWGGEVAKRVKDFNQGGMLWTFKLPRQLQQTASAKP, from the coding sequence ATGACCCGATCCCCGCGTCGCCCCTTGTTTGCCGTGAGCCTGGTGCTCAGCGCCATGCTGCTTGCCGGCGCGGCTCACGCCGCTGTCAGCAATGAAGAAATCCTCCAGGACCCGAAGAACCCGCAGCAGATCGTGACCAATGGCCTGGGCGTCCAGGGCCAGCGCTACAGCCCGCTGGACATGCTCAATGCCAACAACGTCAAGGAGCTGCGGCCGGTCTGGGCATTCTCCTTCGGTGGTGAGAAGCAGCGCGGCCAGCAGGCACAGCCGCTGATCAAGGACGGGGTGATGTACCTGACCGGTTCCTACTCGCGGGTGTTCGCCGTGGATGCCCGCACTGGCAAAAAACTGTGGCAATACGATGCACGCCTGCCGGATGACATCCGCCCTTGCTGCGACGTGATCAACCGCGGCGTGGCGCTGTACGGTGACCTGGTGTTCTTCGGCACCCTGGACGCCAAACTGGTCGCCCTGAACAAGGACACCGGCAAGGTGGTGTGGAGCAAGAAGGTGGCCGACCACAAGGAAGGCTATTCCATCAGCGCCGCGCCCATGATCGTCAACGGCAAGCTGATCACCGGCGTTGCCGGTGGCGAGTTCGGCGTGGTGGGCAAGATCCAGGCCTACAACCCCGAGAACGGCGAGCTGCTGTGGATGCGCCCCACCGTCGAAGGGCACATGGGCTATGTGTACAAGGACGGCAAGGCAATCGAAAACGGTATTTCCGGCGGCGAGGCGGGCAAGACCTGGCCCGGCGATTTGTGGAAAACCGGCGGCGCTGCGCCCTGGCTGGGCGGTTACTACGACCCGGAAACCAACCTGATCCTGTTCGGCACCGGCAACCCGGCACCGTGGAACTCGCACCTGCGCCCCGGTGACAACCTGTATTCCTCGTCGCGCCTGGCGCTGAACCCTGACGACGGCACCATCAAGTGGCACTTCCAGAGCACGCCGCATGACGGCTGGGACTTCGACGGCGTCAACGAACTGATTTCGTTCAACTACAAGGACGGCGGCAAGGAGGTCAAGGCTGCCGCCACGGCCGACCGCAACGGTTTCTTCTACGTGCTGGACCGCACCAACGGCAAGTTCATTCGCGGCTTCCCCTTCGTCGACAAGATCACCTGGGCCACCGGCCTGGACAAGGACGGCCGGCCGATCTACAACGACGCCAGCCGCCCAGGCGCACCCGGCAGCGAAGCCAAGGGCAGTTCGGTGTTCGTCGCCCCGGCCTTCCTTGGCGCCAAGAACTGGATGCCGATGGCCTACAACAAGGACACCGGGCTGTTCTACGTGCCTTCCAACGAGTGGGGCATGGACATCTGGAACGAAGGCATTGCCTACAAGAAAGGCGCAGCGTTCCTCGGCGCCGGCTTCACCATCAAGCCGCTCAACGAAGACTATATCGGCGTACTGCGTGCCATCGACCCGATCAGTGGCAAGGAAGTGTGGCGGCACAAGAACTACGCGCCGCTGTGGGGCGGGGTGCTGACCACCAAGGGCAACCTGGTGTTCACCGGCACGCCGGAGGGCTTCCTGCAGGCCTTCAACGCCAAGACCGGCGACAAGGTCTGGGAATTCCAGACGGGCTCCGGCGTGCTCGGTTCGCCCGTGACCTGGGAAATGGACGGCGAGCAATACGTGTCGGTGGTCTCTGGCTGGGGGGGCGCGGTACCGCTGTGGGGGGGCGAAGTGGCCAAGCGGGTCAAGGACTTCAACCAAGGCGGCATGCTCTGGACCTTCAAGCTGCCCAGGCAGCTGCAGCAAACGGCAAGCGCCAAGCCGTAA